The Thermobifida halotolerans sequence GGTTCTTCGACATCGCGCGGATCGGGGCGGTGGTCACCAAGTCCGTGACACTGGAGCCCCGGGCCGGGCGGCCCGCGCCGCGCATCGCGGAGACGCCCAGCGGGGTGCTCAGCGCGGTCGGCCTGCAGGGGCCGGGCATCGACGTGCTCCTGCAGCGGGACCTGCCGTGGCTGCTGTCGCGCGGTGCCCGTGTGGTGGTGTCGGTGGCCGGGGGGAGCGCGGACGAGTACGCCGAACTCGCGCGGCGGCTGTCGGAGGCACCCGGAGTGGCCATGATCGAGGTGAACCTCTCCAGTCCCGACCCGGCGCGCGGGGGGCGGCACTTCGTGCAGGACTCCGCGGCCGCGGCCCGGGTGGTGGGCGCGGTGCGGGAGAACGCCCGGGCCGACATCCCGGTGTTCGCCAAGCTCTCCCCCGACGTGTCGGACCTGGTGGGGCTGGCGGCGGACTGCGTCGAGGCGGGCGCGGACGGGCTGGCCATGATCAACACGGTCCGGGGGATGGCCATCGACGCCGACACGCTGCGTCCGGCGGTGGCGGGCGGCATGGGCGGGCTGTCGGGACCGGCGATCCGCCCGATCGCCGTGGCCTGCGTCTACCAGGTGCACGCGGCGCTGCCCGAGGTGCCCATCGTCGGGATGGGCGGGGTGCGCACCGGGGCCGACGCGATGGAGTTCCTGCTGGCCGGGGCCAGTGCCGTGGCCGTGGGCAGCGCGCTCTTCCACGATCCGTCGGCGTGCGTGCGGGTGGTGCGGGAGCTGGAGCGGGAGTTGGTCGACCGGGGGGTGGAGCGGGTCGGCTCCCTGGTCGGCGCGGCGCACCGCACCGCGGGGGCGGCGGGCGTGGCGGCGGAGTGAGCGGGCGGATCCGGCGTGGACCGCTCGACGGGGGCGCCTGCGGCCCCCGGGCGCGGGGACAACCGAAAACCGGCTGAGACGTCCTGTACCGGGTTGGAATCGACGAGTGACCCTTTCCTGGCGGAGAGGGAAGTTGGGGCGCTTGTGGCGCTTTGGGCGCGTTCTGTGCCTGTTTTCAGCTCGCTGGCGCGTTTGGGCGCCCAGGAAGAGCGGGGTTTCCCGGGAGGCGGGCATGATCGGTCCGCGGAGGGGAACCCACGGGGACGGCGGGTGCGCCGCGAACAGCGGCGGACTGTCCCCACGGCCCCGCCGTACCGGCGGGGCGTGATCC is a genomic window containing:
- a CDS encoding dihydroorotate dehydrogenase gives rise to the protein MIPDLRIGLGEWELANPVMTAAGCAGSGRELARFFDIARIGAVVTKSVTLEPRAGRPAPRIAETPSGVLSAVGLQGPGIDVLLQRDLPWLLSRGARVVVSVAGGSADEYAELARRLSEAPGVAMIEVNLSSPDPARGGRHFVQDSAAAARVVGAVRENARADIPVFAKLSPDVSDLVGLAADCVEAGADGLAMINTVRGMAIDADTLRPAVAGGMGGLSGPAIRPIAVACVYQVHAALPEVPIVGMGGVRTGADAMEFLLAGASAVAVGSALFHDPSACVRVVRELERELVDRGVERVGSLVGAAHRTAGAAGVAAE